The DNA region CACGAACTTCTCGACGACCTCCTGCTTTTTGCTCGCGAGCACAAGGTCCGTCGCACAGACCGAACAGGGCCCGGGCCGCCCGATGAGTTCGTAGCATTTCCGCCCTTTCACGTCCTCCGGCGTCATTCCGAGCATCTCGTAGCCGGCACGGTTGTAGCGGAGGATCGTATGGTCAGGCAACTGGATGCCGACGATGTCGCCGAGGCTCTCAAACAGCCCCTCAAGCAGGGTGTTTACCTCCGCGAGGCGGCGACGGGTCTGCTCCTCCCCGGTGACGTCCTGCCAGGTGACGACGGCACCGGTTATCGTCTCCCCGATCATGATGGGCGAGGCGGATACGGTAATGTGGATCTCCTCGTCCCCGGAGTCGGGGATGACGAACCGGCAGGACTCGAGCGTCTCTCCCCTGAGCGCCCGGTGCCCGGGAAGGTCCTCGGGCCGGACCGGCCTGCCGTCGGGATACCGGAGCGGTGCATCCCGCATCCTCGAGAGCGAACGGGCTATCCGGCTCTCGCCGCACGGACACGCTACGACCCCGCCGTCGGCGTCGTAAACGATCCCCTGCCTGCCTACGGCGGCAAGAAGTGCATCGCGCTCCAGCTCTACCCGGACACTCCGGGCGGTAAGATCCCGGTTTTCGGCGAGTAGGGCATCGATGCCGGCTTTCAGCCTCTCCCACGCCTGAGGGTCAGGAGCGGGGTCGGCATCCTTTAACATCCGCAACAGAACTGCCGGGGACACATCGGATATGCTCCTCATCTACCACTCCACTTCCTGCAACAGTCGGATATCCACATACCTTCGTTCTCTCCTCTACGCATCCTGCAGGGGAAGCCTCCGCGGCATCCGCACCTGCGGCCCTCCCCGCTGAGGCGGCATGGGTTCCTCCACCGGGTCCACCGGACATACGGCGTTGAGACGTTGTTTGTTCCGGCAGGAATGAATCGGGTACATATATATTATTTATCAGATAAAACCGATTGGCACCGGACTCGCCACTCCGCCGACGCCATCTTCGAGGTCGTCTCCGCCGCGGCCAACGTCGGGATCAGCACCGGGTTCGTGAATCCCGGCATGAGTCCTGCGGCGAAGTGGCTCTTCATCGTCGTTATGTGGGCGGGGAGGCTGGAGATCGTGCCCGTCATCGCCCTGGCGGCCGGGGCGGTACGGAGGGTGTGAAGGCGATGGTCGCGAGCGATCCGCAGTAACGGGGAGAAGAGTGTGTCGAACCGGATGTCCGGCCCAAAAAAGAGGATGTGTAATGGTTGGGGGCCTAGTTCTTCCTGCCCTTGTCCTGAACCTTCTCCGCCTTCTTCTCCTGCTTCTTACCCTGAGGCTTGTTCTCCTTTGCCATGAGTGACACACCTCCTTCCCGAGGAGGGATAGATCTGATGTTAACCGGCCATGATATAAATTTTATGTCCACTCAGCCACTTTTTCCAGGATTCAGGAGAAATTATACGTTTTTGTCGTTCTCCGGCCATGAAGGGATCGAAAGGGCGCTTGAGCGCGGGAAGGGCCGGGGGGCCGGGAGCTTTACGCCCCGCGCCTGATGCCGGAGAGCATATAGAGCGCGATCAGCGAGAGTCCCCCGATCACCTCGACACCTATCACGAGGGCCACAACCGGGATCGCGCCGGCAACCGCGAGGCCTCCCGTTATCGGCCCGAGCTCGGCCGGTGTCCCCGCAGGCGCCGATCCCGGTTCGGCGAGCCAGTCACAGAAGAGCGCGGCACCGACCGCAAGCATGACGACCGCCATGAGGCTGAAAATGAGCAGTCCCAGGACCTCGGTCTTTCGGAGCGATTTTCCTGCAACGCGCAATGACGCCTTTTTTGCACCCCTGCTCTCATGCATATCTTTCACCCCCTGCAGGCCGTCCGGTGCTCACCGGAAGCGGCCGGCAGACGGGGGTCACGGAAATCACCCGGCACATATGGTGGATCTCCTTTCACCAGCGTAGAATCGGTGACACGCCGATGCGAATGCAGCGGCCACAATTCTACATGATTGAACATGACAATACTATGAGACAGAGGATATATTTAATGGTACGCATCCCACCCCCCGACGCACCCGGAGAATCGTGTTCCGGGGAGGATACATACCCGCGGCCTCATCCGCCGATATCGGCGAAGCCGTCCCAAAAGTGCCTCGCGGCTGAAGATCCACATAGTTTAGAACGCTCTTATGTGCGCTCTAGGAGAATTCGGTGACATTCTGCGCAAGATTCCTGACACGGCTTCCCCCCGGATATCGCCACGCGGGGGAGGGACCGGGAGGTGCGACCGGAGGGAGCTTGAGAAGACCGGAGGTCTTCGAATGGGTGTCCCCCTCCCGGCAGAGGCATTTCGGGATGACCTCGGCTGCGAGACGCCGCCACGGGACAGGGACAGCCTCCCGGCTGGCAAATTCCCGTTTCAAGCGGAATGCTGCGGGGAAGGTTGGAATACACCAAGACTTTTATCCGTTTCTCTCCAACGGATATGAGAATGCCTCGCCTCTACCTCGGAAAGATCCTGCTCCGCTGGTGCGACTCCTGCCACGCCCCCGTGCTCTCCGGGATCTGCGCCTGCGGCACCCCGACCCGCCCGGTAGCCGTCACGCCGCCGGGAGACGCACGCCCTGCGTTTCCCGACGATGTCGAGCGGGTCAACCGAATATTCAGCGAACATTTCGGAGCGCCGCTGATACCGGAGGGGCACATTGCGCTCCTCAACAAAGTTCCCGCCGAGGACCGGATGGACGAGATCGTCCTTGGCGGCGCGGTCGTGGGCGCGATCCGCTACTTCCCGGAGGAGCGGCGCTGGGAGCCACTCCCACGCCCTGCCGCCGCGGCTTACCTGAAGCCGACGAAGCGCTACGTCGTCGTCGACGACGGCGCGATCACGTCCATCCGCGGTTCGGGAGCAAGCGTCCTCGCACCGGGCCTCGTCTCGATCGATCCCGCCGTCGCCGAAGGCGATGAAGTCTTCATCCTGACGAAGGCCGGCGAGTGCATCGGCGTCGGCAGGGCAAAGGTCGATGCGGCCACCGCCGGGACGATGGACCGGGGGCTCGTCGTCCGGACGCGAAAGAACGTCCAGTCGGTCTGTGTCCCGGGCGAGGCGACGTGGGAGGACGTCGTCGCGGCAAACGAACCGGTCCTCGCGGACTACGAAGCCGCGAGCATCCGGTTCGTCCGGGAGGTCGCCCAGCAGAACCCCGAGAAGCCCACGGTCTCCTACTCCGGCGGAAAAGACAGCCTCGCGACCCTGCTCGTCGTCTTAAAGGCGCTCGGCCCGGTGCCGCTCCTCTTTGCCGACACGGGATTCGAGTTCCCGGAGACCTGCGAGAATGTGGACGAGGTGGCGGAACGCTACGGGCTCGAAGTCCTCCGGGTCTGCGACGAAGAAGCATTCTGGAAGATGTTCGATGAGAACGGCCCGCCTGCCGTCGACGACCGCTGGTGCTGCACGGTCTGCAAACTCCACCCCGTCGGCCGCCTGATCGGCGATCACTGGGGTGAATGCCTCTCGTTCATCGGGCAGCGGAAGTACGAGTCGGTGCGGCGGATGCAGAGCCGGCGGGTCTGGCGGAACGCCCATGTCCCGCAACAGCTCTCGGCGGCCCCCATTCAGCAGTGGACGGCGATGCACGTCTGGCTCTACATCTTCCGCGAGAAAGCCCCCTACAACCGCCTCTACGAGCGGGGGCTCGACCGCATCGGGTGCTTCATGTGCCCCTCGAGCGACCTTGCGACGTTTGCAATCATCGGGGTATCCCACCCCGAGCTCCTGGCGATGTGGCACGGCAAACTCGCCCGCTGGCAGGAGAGGCAGGGGCTCTCTCCCGACTGGATCGAGCGCGGGCTGTGGCGAAAACGGGGAGATGCGGATGAAGAAGAAGATAGTTATAATTGATTACGGTCTCGGCAACCTGCGGAGCGTGCTGCGGGGCCTGGAGCGGGCGGGAGCAGCGGCGAGGATAACGGGGGATGCTGAGGAGATCACGGCAGCAGATGGGATCGTCCTCCCAGGGGTGGGGGCGTTTCGCGAGGGGATGGAGATGCTCGGCGATCTCCAGGTGACAGTCGTCAACGCCGCTCGCGATACGCCGCTGCTCGGGATCTGTCTTGGTATGCAGATGCTCATGGACTCGAGCGAAGAGCACGGGCTCCACCAGGGGCTCGGGATGGTGCCGGGGGAGGTCAGGCGGTTTATACCGACCGGCGGGGAGAAGGTGCCGCATATGGGCTGGAACACCATACGCGTCCAGGCAGGGGCACCTATCTTCGATGGGCTGCGCGAGGAGGAGTACGTCTACTTTGTCCACTCCTACTATGCGGCGGCCGCACCGGAGAGCGTCATCGCGAGCACCACCTACATCCACCCATTTGCATCCGCGGTCAGGTGCGGGCAGACATACGGTCTCCAGTTCCACCCGGAGAAGAGCGGTGCGGTGGGGCTGAAGATCCTGGAGAACTTCATCGAGCAGATCTGTTAGGCCAGGTATACTCCTCTCTCGCTGCCGGGACTCCCGTTTCTGCCTCGCACCCCTGCTCCAGCCAGGATAGACCGCAGCGGTGTTCACCAAAAAGAGTGCGTTCGGCTGAGATATGGAGATAGAGGCGGAGATGATCTCGCCCTCCGCGGCGTTTGCTGTCTTCCTCGCGCTTGCAGGATCCGCAGCCGCGCCTGACCCCGCACCCCGCTAACCCGGCTTTCAGGAGCCCAAGCGCACCTCTTTCAGCCTTCGCTCAATACGAGCCCCATGCGACCCCATCCAGTAGAGTTTCCGGCAGGCTGGGCACCACCAGAACTCCCTTTCCGGGGGCGAGGACGGTGCGTATGGGGTCTCCCGGATCTCACGCCGCGTTGCCGGTCGAAGGCGCGTGTTGCAGAGCGAACAGCGACTCATCCTGACCTCCGGCTCGATCAGACCGGCGTCGGCAAGTTGCCGGATCTGTGACATGATATCTTCAGAAGCGATGTAGACCGCCTGCTCCCCGCCCCGGCGCGCGAGTTCACGATCGCGGGTCAGGAGGACACGATCCTCACAGGTTGCGATCTCTAGCAGCAGCGAATCTTCCCGCGTGCTGCCGGGGGGGAGGCCGTTTGCACACAGTGTGTCATACCCCATGAACCGGAGGTAGCGCGTCAGCGTCCCGAGCATCCTGTCGGTCAGGAAACGGCGTTCACCGGATCTCCGAGACATACTCGATGCGCCCCCCGCATCTCGTGCAGGAATGCCCTTCAAGCCCCCGTATCCGTATGGCGTAGCCCGCCCGCTCGATGATAAGGTTTCCGCAGGATGGGCAGTAGGTGCTCTCGTAAGGGTGGCCTCCGACGTTTCCCAGGTATGGGTAGTTGATCCCGAGTTCTTTTGCCCGTTCGTAAATCTTCTCCAGCGTCCTGACCGGTGTCGGCCAGAGATCCAGCATCCTGTATTCAGGGTGGAACCGGGTGAAGTGCATCGGCGTGTCGGGTCCGAGGTTCTCAAGCACCCACCGGATGAGCCCCTCCATCTCCTCCATAGAGTCGTTCTGGCCCGGGATGACAAGTGTAACCGTCTCGATATGCATACCGAGTTCCTTTGCAAGCAACGTTGCGTCCAGGACAGGCTGAAGCCTCCCGCCGCAGACCTTCCGGTAGAAGGCATCAGAGAACGATTTGATGTCAACACGGAAGGCGGTGAGCATACCGGCGAGGTCGCGCAACCCCTCCTCGGTGATGTAGCCGTTTGTGACATAGACCGTTCCAAGACCTTTCTGCCGTGCAAACGCCCCCATCTCAAGCGGATACTCGTGCCATATGGTGGGCTCATTGTATGTCCAGGCGATGCTTGCAGAACCCGACGCAATCGCCCGCTCCACTCCCATCTCGGGGCTGATATCCCTGAACCCTCCCATCTCCAGAGTTTGCTGGGAGATCTGCCAGTTCTGGCAGTGCACACAGTGGAAGTTGCAGCCAACGCTGCCAAGCGAGTAAGAGAGGCTCCCCGGCAGGAAATGATACAGCGGTTTCTTCTCGATGGGATCGACCGCTTCAGCGATCACCTTGCCGAATGTGGCGGCATACAGCGTGCCGCCGCGGTTGATGCGGACACCGCAGATACCATGCTTCCCATCTTTAATGGTGCACCTGTGGGCGCAGAGCGAGCACCTGACGGTGTTATCCTCCAGTTTCTGGTAGAGTCGCGCCTCATGCATATGATCTCCCCCTGTCGGGAAGCATGATAGTTATTGCGGGAGGTGCCGCCTATCCACCTCTCCATCCTCTCTGTCATACTCGACAACCAGGGCGCCGCGATACCCGCAACGCTTGCAGCGGTAGAGAGAACCGATGTATCCTCCGGTAACCGGCCATACATCGGTTGAGTTGCAGACCGGGCAGTGCAGCATCTTCACAACAGGTATATGAGTGATATCCGGGTAATAATAGGGTGGGATGAAGAAGATCGTTATATCTCTGGGCGGCTCGATTCTGGTCCCCTCGCTTGAATCGAACAATATCGCTCGATACGTATCCGTTCTGAAGAAGATCTCCGGGATATGCCGACTGTTCATTGTTGTCGGCGGTGGCGGGGAGGCGCGCAGGTACATCGGGGTCGCTCGCGGCCTTGGCGCCGGCGAGGCAGCGGCGGACGAACTCGGCATCATGGTGACCAGGCTGAACGCGCGTCTTCTCATCGCCGGTCTCGGCGAGGCGGCCTACCCGCGTGTTGCCGAGAACTACACAGAGGCGCTTGAGTTCGCGCTGAGCGGAAAGATCGTGGTCATGGGCGGGATCACTCCTGCACAGACGACTGACGCCGTATCGGCGGTGCTTGCCGAGAGCGTTGGTGCCGATCTCCTCATCAACGCCACGTCGATCGACGGGATATACAGCGCCGACCCGAAGAAAGATGCCAGTGCAGTGAGGCACGAACGCCTCACTCCGCGAGAACTCCTGGAGATCCTCACAGCAAACAGAATGAACGCGGGCGCCAACACCGTTCTCGATATCGTGGCCGGGAAAGTTATTGAACGCTCCGGGATCCCTCTTCTGGTGATCGACGGCCGTGAACCGGATAACCTCTACCGGGCGATCGCGGAGGGCGCGTTTCTCGGCACCATAGTCTCAAAAGAGGGTGCAGAACCCCGGCCGGCCTGAATTCGCAGGGGGAAAAAACTCCCCTCCAGGGGTCAGGTGGGAGCAAAAAGGATTCTAAACCCAACTAGACAGGGACCTGGAGATGATCTGCCTTGCCGCCAGAACGAACCCGATTACCGCAGAGAGAGCCTGCAGCGCAAAGGAGGGGTTCTCTTTCCAGGTTCAAACCCCTCTTAATGATCGATACCACGTTTCTTGAGTTCATCAGACTTCTTCTTAGAGCATGCCTCACATCGAAACTCTGGCGCCGGGTCGCTGGTTCTGTCGTAGTTCTTTGCCCTGACGAGGCGGTAACCCCGGGCAACCCTGCCGCAGTCCACGCACCTGATATCGTCTCTCACCTCCCACTGTGCGGCGAGGGCCTCGGAGGTGAAGATAAACCGATCGACCCAGAAGAAGATGAGACCTCCCACCAGGTTGGCGATTATCGTCGCGGCAAGCGCCCCAAGGCTGCCGAGCAACGCAAGCACCCCGGCCAGGATCGGCGTCGAGAGTTGCCACCGGACGAGATACAGGCCGTATCGTGTGAACTACCCCGCCCTGAAGGGCGGGGCTTCCTGCTTCATGGCCAACACTTGCACCACAGAGATGTGATGTAGAGGTCTTGGCTCCACAGGCTCAAAGGGCTGTTCCATCCCCACGCGGTGGATATTTACCGCAGCATTGTAATCTCTATCGGCAACAAACCCACAGTATGGGCATTCGTGGACTCTCTCGGAGAGCGTCTTTTTCACGATGCTTCCGCAGTTCGAACACATCTGTGTCGTGTCGCGGGGATCGACTTTGACGAGTTCCGTACCAGCACTTTCAGCCTTGTACGAGAGGTAAGAATAAAATCGTCCCCACGACGCACTGTGGATACTTCTCCGGAGCCCGCGAGATTTGCCGTTCTCTTTCAAATACTTGATATTCAGGTCTTCAACACAGATCGTCGCATAGGTGTCAACGTACTGACGGGAGAGTTTGTGCAGGAAATCGTTCTTCTGGTTGGCGACATGATCATAGACCTTCTCCAGTTTCCTTTTTGCCTTCTTCCAGTTTTTCGAGAACCGTTTTTTCCGGGCAAGACTCCGCTGGATCTTCTTGATCCTGCCCAGAGAATGTTCATAGAACCTGGGGTTCTCGATCACCGCACCGTCACTATCGACCGCAAACGAGTTCAGACCGAGATCGATACCGACAGACTGCCCTTCACGCTTTGATGAAGACACTGTCTGCTCTGTCTGAATGATCACATACCATCTATCGCCGGAACGGGTGATCAGGACACCCTTCACCTTCCCGGTGTAGGGTCGGTGCATGTTGAACGGAATCGTTCCGATCTTCGAGAACGTAATCGAACTATGCTCGCGATCGATCTTGAAACCCGACTGATTATAATTGAGCGTCCGGTATCGGGCTGCACTCTTGAATCGGAGTTTGCCGATCTTCCGTCCTCTCTTCTTTGTCTGCGAGAGTGCAGCGATGTTGCTCCAGAGGGTGTAGTTGACCATCTGGAGCACTTTAGAGTACACGTCCTTGAGTGCAGGATTCTCCTCTTTCAGCGTGACGATCCGCGCCTGCGTTCCTTGCATCGTCGGAGAGATTCCATTCTCTCGTGCCGTGTTGCATTCTTCGAGAAGTTTGTTGTAGAGCCACCTACAGGTATCGAGCGCGGCATTCAGCCGAACTTCAGTGGTTGCATCGGGATACGCTCGGTACTTGTAGGAAACGATCATTTACTTCTCCATC from Methanoculleus receptaculi includes:
- a CDS encoding Mut7-C RNAse domain-containing protein — encoded protein: MSRRSGERRFLTDRMLGTLTRYLRFMGYDTLCANGLPPGSTREDSLLLEIATCEDRVLLTRDRELARRGGEQAVYIASEDIMSQIRQLADAGLIEPEVRMSRCSLCNTRLRPATRREIRETPYAPSSPPEREFWWCPACRKLYWMGSHGARIERRLKEVRLGS
- the amrS gene encoding AmmeMemoRadiSam system radical SAM enzyme, coding for MHEARLYQKLEDNTVRCSLCAHRCTIKDGKHGICGVRINRGGTLYAATFGKVIAEAVDPIEKKPLYHFLPGSLSYSLGSVGCNFHCVHCQNWQISQQTLEMGGFRDISPEMGVERAIASGSASIAWTYNEPTIWHEYPLEMGAFARQKGLGTVYVTNGYITEEGLRDLAGMLTAFRVDIKSFSDAFYRKVCGGRLQPVLDATLLAKELGMHIETVTLVIPGQNDSMEEMEGLIRWVLENLGPDTPMHFTRFHPEYRMLDLWPTPVRTLEKIYERAKELGINYPYLGNVGGHPYESTYCPSCGNLIIERAGYAIRIRGLEGHSCTRCGGRIEYVSEIR
- the pyrH gene encoding UMP kinase; amino-acid sequence: MKKIVISLGGSILVPSLESNNIARYVSVLKKISGICRLFIVVGGGGEARRYIGVARGLGAGEAAADELGIMVTRLNARLLIAGLGEAAYPRVAENYTEALEFALSGKIVVMGGITPAQTTDAVSAVLAESVGADLLINATSIDGIYSADPKKDASAVRHERLTPRELLEILTANRMNAGANTVLDIVAGKVIERSGIPLLVIDGREPDNLYRAIAEGAFLGTIVSKEGAEPRPA
- the hisH gene encoding imidazole glycerol phosphate synthase subunit HisH yields the protein MKKKIVIIDYGLGNLRSVLRGLERAGAAARITGDAEEITAADGIVLPGVGAFREGMEMLGDLQVTVVNAARDTPLLGICLGMQMLMDSSEEHGLHQGLGMVPGEVRRFIPTGGEKVPHMGWNTIRVQAGAPIFDGLREEEYVYFVHSYYAAAAPESVIASTTYIHPFASAVRCGQTYGLQFHPEKSGAVGLKILENFIEQIC
- a CDS encoding potassium transporter TrkG, giving the protein MNRVHIYYLSDKTDWHRTRHSADAIFEVVSAAANVGISTGFVNPGMSPAAKWLFIVVMWAGRLEIVPVIALAAGAVRRV
- a CDS encoding phosphoadenosine phosphosulfate reductase domain-containing protein; the protein is MPRLYLGKILLRWCDSCHAPVLSGICACGTPTRPVAVTPPGDARPAFPDDVERVNRIFSEHFGAPLIPEGHIALLNKVPAEDRMDEIVLGGAVVGAIRYFPEERRWEPLPRPAAAAYLKPTKRYVVVDDGAITSIRGSGASVLAPGLVSIDPAVAEGDEVFILTKAGECIGVGRAKVDAATAGTMDRGLVVRTRKNVQSVCVPGEATWEDVVAANEPVLADYEAASIRFVREVAQQNPEKPTVSYSGGKDSLATLLVVLKALGPVPLLFADTGFEFPETCENVDEVAERYGLEVLRVCDEEAFWKMFDENGPPAVDDRWCCTVCKLHPVGRLIGDHWGECLSFIGQRKYESVRRMQSRRVWRNAHVPQQLSAAPIQQWTAMHVWLYIFREKAPYNRLYERGLDRIGCFMCPSSDLATFAIIGVSHPELLAMWHGKLARWQERQGLSPDWIERGLWRKRGDADEEEDSYN
- a CDS encoding RNA-guided endonuclease InsQ/TnpB family protein, which codes for MIVSYKYRAYPDATTEVRLNAALDTCRWLYNKLLEECNTARENGISPTMQGTQARIVTLKEENPALKDVYSKVLQMVNYTLWSNIAALSQTKKRGRKIGKLRFKSAARYRTLNYNQSGFKIDREHSSITFSKIGTIPFNMHRPYTGKVKGVLITRSGDRWYVIIQTEQTVSSSKREGQSVGIDLGLNSFAVDSDGAVIENPRFYEHSLGRIKKIQRSLARKKRFSKNWKKAKRKLEKVYDHVANQKNDFLHKLSRQYVDTYATICVEDLNIKYLKENGKSRGLRRSIHSASWGRFYSYLSYKAESAGTELVKVDPRDTTQMCSNCGSIVKKTLSERVHECPYCGFVADRDYNAAVNIHRVGMEQPFEPVEPRPLHHISVVQVLAMKQEAPPFRAG